In Diceros bicornis minor isolate mBicDic1 chromosome 21, mDicBic1.mat.cur, whole genome shotgun sequence, the sequence GGGCTGACCCCCACTGCCTCGAGCAGCTAGGATTGGTGGTTGGCTGTTATGCGGCCTACAGGGCTGGGGGTAACCCACTCAGACAGAAGCCTCTCTGGGGAGACGGGAGGGCTAGGGCAGGGGCCTGGCTCTGGACCCTCCAAGGCACCTGGCTGTGGTGAGTGGCAGGTAGAGAGGACTAGGGAGACCTTGAGGGTGAGGCAGTCAGTGGGGCTAGACCAGCCCCACCCCCCAAGAAACAGGCTGTCTGGACAGCAGACATATGTTACTATATTAGTCTGGTCTTTTTGGTTAGACTTTAGGCACCGCTTGGGAGGAAGACACCTTTAAACGTTAAAGAAAGACCCCAGCGCCTGGGCAGGGAGCCTGGCCACATGCAGAGCAGGAGGGCAGGGTGCAGGCAGGGGGTCAGGCCACAGCAGACTCAGGGCCCCCCAGGGAGGACGTGGGCCCCGAGGCATAGCGGCGGCCATAGCCTGAGGAAGagtaagaggaggaagagaaggtcaTGGAGAAGCCGGAGCCAGTGGCATCAAAGCTGCCACGGCGGGAGCCCGCCCGGGAGCCAGTGCGCGAGCCGGTACGTGAGCCGGCCGTGGAGCCTGAGCCGCTGACGCTGTAAGGGCTGTAGTAGCCCTTGCTGGACTGGGCGGCGGCCTCCAGCAGCCGCAGCCCCGTGCCCTCCTCCACCATGCTGCGGTCCAGTGCGTCCTTGTAGGAGATCTTGAGCTTGGTCTTGGGGCAGGTGAGGTACTTGGAGTGCGCACCAACGTCTCGCAGCTTCTGGGCAGTGCGGGCGTCCACCGTGCCACGCTGCAGGGCCTCGTCGAGAGGCACGCGGCCTGGCACGTCGGGCTCAATCAGGCCGCCTGTCAGGTACTGCACCTCCAGGAAGCGCTGGCCTGCCTCATAGTAGAGCCAGCCCTTCTTAAGGGCCTGGGCGGCCGACATCTTGGTCTTGGTGCGTGGGTCCTCGAAGCCACAGAAGGCCTTCTGGGCCAGGTTGATGCGGTCCACCATGATCTTGTCCACCAGGCCCTTGTTGACGGCGTCGGTGACGGGGAAGCGCTCACCAGTGTTGGGGTCAATGATGCCCCCGGTGCAGGCCTGTGCCTCCAGCAACCGCTGCCCGGTGATATTGTCCACCAGGTTGCGGTGCATGGCCTCTGTGATGGACACCTTCTCCAGTGTCTCCGTGTCCAGGATGCCGGCCACAGGGCCCGTTTCCTCGGTGGGGTCGGACCAGGAGGCCAGCTGGGTTCTGGAGACAGCAGGGCTGATGGGGTAGGAGGAGGAGGACCCCACAGACGAAGAGCGGGAGCGGAATCCGCTGGCGTTGCCCGAAAGCATGTCGGCAAACTCGGTGATAGAGAGTGTGCCGGCGCGGTACTGGTCCAGCGCTGATCGGTCGATGAGGTTCTTGGCAATGGCCTCGTCGATGTCATACTGGCGGCCCGAGCGGCGGTCGATGATCATGGACTTGACCACGCCGTCTGAGGAGGAGATGGTGATCTCCTCCCACTCACACTCCTGCTCAGACAGCTCCAGGTATGTCTGGTGGTCAATGAGGCCCTTGCGGTAGGCCTCGTACACCGACATCTCCTTGCCCGTCTCGGGGTCCACAATCACCACGCGGCGCTTGCGCACCGAAGACTTGGAGGACGTCTTCCGTTCCCGCTTCTTCTCCTTCAGTGGCAAGAGGCATAGGCCCGTCTGAGGGTCCGTGATGCAGCGCTCCATCAGCTGCAGGTAGGTGAGGTTCTCCTCTGTGTTGGGATCGAAGAAGCCTTTGGTGTCATCCGAGGGGTCAGTCAGGATCTCGTTCATCTCCTCGTCAAAGAGGCCGCGCTTGTAGGCCACCTCCACGGGCAGCCGGTGGCTCTCCTCAGGGTCGATGATGCCGCCTGTCGCGATCTGGGCCTCCAGCAGGCGGATGCCGTGGTCCTTCAGGATCAGGCCCTTCTTCATGGCCTGGAAGAGGGAGATGAGCTTCCCGGAGTAGGGGTCCTTATAGCCAGTGACGGCGCGCTCGGCTGACAGCAGCTTGTCCTTGAACTCAGGGCCCACAATGCCCATGCGCACGGCCTCTTCCACAGTCAACTTGAGCCCTTTGATGGGGTCGATGACATAACCGGTGGCCGCCTGTGCCTCCAGGAGCTCAAAGGCTGTGCCGGGGCGGATGATGCCCTTCTTCATGGCCTGGTACACCGACAGCCGCTCCTTGGTGGCATCAACAAAGACACCAGCGATGCAGCTAGTGCCCTCCAGGAACTTCTGTAGGCTCTTGGAGACCTCCTCGATGGAGGTCAGGCCCTCCTGCAGCTGCAGCGCTGTGGCCTCATCCATGACCTGAGAACGCACCAGCTCCTCCACTGTGATTTGCTTGCGCAGGCCGCGAAAAGTCAGCTTGCGGGCGTCCGAGAGCGGCAGGAGCAGCTGGCCGCTGTTCTCGTCGTGGCGGCACCGCCTGAGCAGCTGTGTGTAGCTGAGGCGCTCGTCTGTGGAAGGATCCAGATAGCTGCGCACCTCGCTGGGCTCCGATAGCTGGTCGTGTGTGTCCTTGTTGAGGTAGCCGCGCTGGTAGGCCACCTCCAGCGGGAGATGGAAGCCCAGGCGTGGGTCCACAATGCCGCCCGTGGCCAGCTGGGCATCCAGCAGCCGCAGGGCCTCCTCAGCAGGAATCAGATCCTTCTTCATGGCCTGGAAGAGCGAGATAGTCTGCTCCGTGTAGGGGTCGCGGTAGCCAGTCACAGCGCGCTCAGCTGAGAGCAGCCGGTCGTGCAGCTCAGGGCCCACCAGGCCCTTCCGCACAGCCTCATCTACAGTCAGCCGCTCGCCCTTCACCGGGTCCAGCAGGAAGCCTGTGGCTGCCTGTGCCTCCAGCAGTAAGCGGGCCACCTCGGCACTCAGCAGCCCCTTCTTGAGAGCCTGGTATACGGTCAGCGTCTGCCTAGAGCCAGGCAGGTAGACGCCGGCCACACAGCCTGTGCCGTAGAGGTAACGCCAGGCCGACTCTGCCTCGAGCACCTCGCGGAGGCTCTTGGTGCCCTCCCGGAGCAAGTTATAGGTCTCTCGGGAGATGACCTGGGCCTCGTACAGGTCCTCAGCAGTGAGGCGGCGGCGGATATAATCGTAGGAAGCCAGGTTCTGCTGGCGAATGATCTCGGTCTTCTCGATGATctcgatgatgatgatgatcatgcGCTCCTTGGTCACCCGGCCAGCCTGGAAGTCAGCCATCAGCCGGGCCCGCTGCTCCTCAGGGATCAGGTCCGATTGCATCACCTCCCACAGGGACATAGTGGAGCCGCCGTGGCTGTCACTACCAGGGATGTCAATCCGCGTCTCCTCGAACGCCCTCCGGGTCTCCTCCTCAGTGTACACCTGCGTGgtctccaccacctccaccttctCTGCTCCTTTCAGTGGCAGGAGGCGCAGGCCTGTCTCGGGGTCCTCCACGCAGCGCTCCAGCAACTGCAGGTAGGTGAGGTTCTCGTGCGTGTTGGGGTCGAAGAAGCCCTTGGTGTCATCGCTCGGGTCCGCCAGGACACGGTTCATCTCCTCGTCGAAGTAGCCGCGCTGGTAGGCCACCTCCACGGGCAGGCGATGGCTGTGCACGGGGTCGATGATGCCGCCCGTGGCAATCTGGGCCTCCAGCAGGCGGATGCCGTGGTCCCTGACGATGAGGCCCTTCTTCATGGCCTGGAAAAGAGAGATGGTGGTGCCTGAGTATGGGTCCTTGTAGCCCGTCACAGCTTTCTCAGCTGACAGCAGCTTCTCATGCAGCTCGGGGCCCACGACGCCAGCCTTCACGGCCTCATGGACGTACAGGCGCTGGTTCCGCACGGGGTCCACCAGAAAGCCAGTAGCTGCCTGGGCTTCAAGCAGGAGAGTGGCCGTGCTGGGCCTCAGCAGGCCCCGCCGCATGGCCTCATAGATGGTCACCTTCTCCTTAGAGTCCTCCAGGTAGATGCCAGCAAGACAGCCACTGCCCTGCAGGAGCGTCCGCACGGAATCCACCTCTGCCAGTTCCTTGACTGATGTCTTGCCATCTTTGAGCTGCTCAAACTGGGCCTTGCTAAGGACCCCAGAGGCCAGGAGCTCGCTAGCCGGCACCGGGGCACGGAGGCCGCTGAAAGAGAGCCTCTCCTGCCGCACGGTCTCCACCTCCTCGACAATGGTGATGAGGATCTTGATGATCTTCTCCACGGTGACCTTGCCCGTGCGGAACTGCCGCAGCAGCTCCCGCCTCTGCTCCTCCGTGAAGTACTCGGAGCTGATGAGCTCCCACACCGTCACTGTCCTGCCCTTGAAGCTGCCCATGGGGACCTCGACGGTGGCCTTCTGAAAGGTCTCACGGGCCTGGAGCTCAGAGTAGAGCTCCTCCTGCCGGGCCCGGGCAGCCTTCTCAGAGAGTGGCAGCAGCCTCAGCTCCGTCAGCTGGTCAGGCCGGCActgctgctggagctggctgTAGGTGACTGGTTCCCGCGAACAGGGGTCGTAGTAGGTTTTGGCATCATCCCTGGGCGCCGACAAGGCTTTGCTGGTCTCCTCGTCCAAGTAGCCCCGGGCACAAGCGACGTCCAGGGGCACACGGTGGCTCTTGCTGGGGTCCACGATGCCACCAGTGGACAGCTGGGCGTCCAGCAGACGCAGGCCCTGCTCCTTGGGGATGAGGCCCTTCTTCAGAGCCTGGAACAGGGAGACACTCTGCCCTGAGTAGGGGTCCTTGTAGCCCGTCACAGCCTTCTCAGCTGACAGCAGCTTCTCgtgcagctcaggccccaccaggccggcACGCACTGCCTCATCCACAGTCAGCCGGGCGCTTGTGGCAGGGTCGATGATGTGCCCGGTGCCGGCCTGGGCCTCCAGTAGGGCCACAGCCACCTCTGGTTGTAGGAGGTCTTTCTTCAGGGCCTCATAGATACTCAGCTTCTGCCCCATCTcctccagccacacgcccgcgaTGACGTTGGCACCTCGCAGGGCCTGCCGCACAGTATCCACCTCGGCTACCTCTCGCACTGAGCACTTACCCTGCTGCAGCTGGCAGTAGATGTCGTGGTCAATGACCCTGCTCTCGAGCAGCTCAGCAGCGGGTACCAGGGCACGCAGGCCCTCAAAGCAGAGCTGGCCCTTCTGCTCATGCTCCTCGACCACCGTGATGACGATCTTGATGATCTTCTCCACGGTCACCTTGCCCGTGCGGAATTGCCGCAGCAGGTCTCGCCGCTGCTCCACTGTGAAGTATTCAGAGTTGATGAGCTCCCAGATGGTCACCATCTTGCCCTGGAACTTGCCAAATGGCGCGGACACAGTGGCTTTCTCAAACACATCCCGGGCCTCTGAGTCAGTGTAGACCAGCTCACCGCCCTTGGCAGCCTGATCTGTGAGCGGCAGGAGGCGCAGGCCCGTCTCGGGATCCTCCACGCAGCGCTCCAGCAGCTGCAGGTAGGTGAGGTTCTCGTGCGTGTTGGGGTCGAAAAAGCCCTTGGTGTCATCGCTTGGGTCCGCCAGGACGCGGTTCATCTCCTCGTCAAAGTAGCCGCGCTGGTAGGCCACCTCCACGGGCACACGGTGACTGTGCACGGGGTCGATGATGCCGCCCGTGGCAATCTGGGCCTCCAGCAGGCGGATGCCGTGGTCCCTGACGATGAGGTCCTTCTTCATGGCCTGAAAGAGGGAGATCTGCTCCCCAGTGTAGGGGTCTTTATAGCCGGTGACGGCGCGCTCGGCCGACAGCAGCTTGTGATGCAGCTCGGGGCCCACAACGCCCTCCTTCACGGCCTCATTGACAGTCAGCCGCCGGTTCTGCACAGGATCCAGGAGGAAGCCCGAGGccgcctgggcctccagcaggatGAGGGCTGTGCCCGGGCTCAGTAGCTGCCTCCGCAGGGCCGTGTAGACACTCAGCTTCTCATTGGTGGGCTTCACCAGCAGCCCAGCGATACTGCTGCGGCCCTGCAGGTAGCAGCGCACATCCTCCCGCTGTGCAAGCTCGGCCACTGTGGTGCGGCCTTGTGTCAGCCACTGCAGCTCCTCCGCACTCAGGATGCCCACCTCCTGCAGCCGCTGGGCCGGCACCTTCTGCCGCAGGCCGTCAAAGGCATGCTCAGGCTCTGCCTCTGTGGCGGGGCCATCGGGTGCATCTCGGCCATTGGGGAGCACTTTGACAGCCACGGCCTGCAAAGCGGCAATCTCCTCTGAATGCGCCAGTGCAGCCCGGTGCTCCTCCTCCAGGCGCTGCAGCCGCTCACGCAGCCTCTGGTTCTCCTCAGCCAGCAGCTTCTCCTGCTGCTGTCGTTGCTGGTCCAGGCGCTGCAGCTCCTCTTGCTTGCGCCGCACACCCTCCTCAGCCTCATGCTGCCGCCGCCGGGCTTCCTCCATGCTGGCCACCAGCTGCTGCTTCTCCCGCTCCATCTGTTCCTGCTGCCGCTGCTGCTCTGCACGCAACTTCTGCGCCTTGGCCACCTCGTCCTGGAAGAGCTGCTCCAACTTGGCCTTCTCCTGCTCGATGAAGCGCTCCCGCTGTAGCAGGCTGTCCTTCTCGGAGAGGAAGCTCTGTTGTAGGGCCTGTGTCTCCTGCAGCAGCTGCTCCTGCTGCACCGTCTGCATCTGTAAAGGGGGCAGGGAGCAGTCAGGGACATCAGGGACCCCGGGAACCCCTGCCACCCCATGTGATAGCGGCAACTCCCACCCTGAGCCTGCCCGCTTGCGTGTGGAGAGAGAGCCGGTACCTCCTCAGACTTGAGCTGCAGCAACTTGGCCTCCTGCTTAAGCTTCTCCTTCTCCCGCTCCAGCTCAGCGATGGCCTGCCGTAGGCACTCGGCATCATGGTCACTCTGCTGCCGCTGGATCTCAAGCGTCTGCACCAGCGTCACCTTCTCCTGTGTGGCAAGCTCAGTGCGGTGCAGCTTCTCGCctatttcctctgcctgcttCCGGAAGCGCTGGGCGTCCTCCTCTGCGCGGGCCTGGGCCCGGCTCATCTCGGCCACACGCAGCTTGAGGCGCTCAGCCTCGGCGCTCATCTCCAGCTGCCGCTGTCGCTCTGCCTCTAGAGTCCGCTGGAAGCCCTGCGTCTCCTGCTCCAGCTGCTGTGCCATCTGCTCCTTGTCTTCCTGCAGCCGGCGGGCCTGCTCTTGCGCAAGCTCCTTCTGTTGCTGCAGCAGCTCTGCCTCAGCCTTGAGCCGCGTAGCCTCCTGCACTGCCTGCATCTTCTCTTTGAGCATCTTCTCGGCCAGGGCCCGCTGCTGTGCCAGGTCCTCCTCGGCCAGCTCCCGCAGCCGCGCCGCCTCCTGGGCTGCCACACTCAAACGTGCGGCCTCCTCTGCCACGTGCTTCATCTTCTCAGCCTCCTCCTGCAGGACGCGCTGCGCGTTGTCCTTGTCCCGCAGGATGAGCGCGCGGTTCTCTGCCTCAATGCGTGCCTTGAGCTTGCCCAACTCCTCCATCTGCACACGCACAGAGAAGAGCTCCTCTTCCACCTGGCTGCGCTGTCGGGCTGCTTCTGTCACCTCAGCCTTCAGCCGCTGCAGCTCCTCATCCAAGATGCTTTTCTGGTGGTCCGTCTCCTCTAACTGCAGCCGCAGCGTCGTCAGCTCCTGTTCCACCTGCGCCTTCTGCCGCAGCGTCTGCTCAGCGAACTTCTTGTGCTTCTCCATCTCCGCGTCGGCTGCCTGCTTCTGCCGCAGGGCCGCCTGCTCCGCCTGTGCCCGCCGCGCCGCCTCCTGCTCAGCTTCCTTGCGCAGCTTCTCTGCGGCAGCCTGCGCCTGCGCCTGTGCCTGCGCCTGCTCCTCTGCTGACTGCTTCAGccgctctgcctcctccacctggCG encodes:
- the PLEC gene encoding plectin isoform X7, with translation MDPSRAIQHEISSLKDERDRVQKKTFTKWVNKHLIKAQRHISDLYEDLRDGHNLISLLEVLSGDSLPREKGRMRFHKLQNVQIALDYLRHRQVKLVNIRNDDIADGNPKLTLGLIWTIILHFQISDIQVSGQSEDMTAKEKLLLWSQRMVEGYQGLRCDNFTSSWRDGRLFNAIIHRHKPMLIDMNKVYRQTNLENLDQAFSVAERDLGVTRLLDPEDVDVPQPDEKSIITYVSSLYDAMPRVPDVQDGVKANELQLRWQEYRELVLLLLQWIRHHTAAFEERKFPSSFEEIEILWCQFLKFKETELPAKEADKNRSKGIYQSLEGAVQAGQLKVPPGYHPLDVEKEWGKLHVAILEREKQLRSKFERLECLQRIVSKLQMEAGLCEEQLNQADALLQSDVRLLAAGKAPQRAGEVERDLDKADSMIRLLFNDVQTLKDGRHPQGEQMYRRVYRLHERLVAIRTEYNLRLKAGVATPVTQVTQVTLQSTQRRPELEDSTLRYLQDLLAWVEENQRRLDSAEWGVDLPSVEAQLGSHRGLHQSIEEFRAKIERARSDEGQLSPATRGAYRECLGRLDLQYAKLLNSSKARLRSLESLHGFVTAATKELMWLSEKEEEEVGFDWSERNANMATKKESYSALMRELELKEKKIKEIQNTGDRLLREDHPARPTVESFQAALQTQWSWMLQLCCCIEAHLKENTAYFQFFSDVREAEEQLRKLQETLRRKYTCDRSITVTRLEDLLQDAQDEKDQLNEYRGHLSGLAKRAKAIVQLKPRNPAHPVRGRVPLLAVCDYKQVEVTMHKGDECQLVGPAQPCHWKVLSSSGSEAAVPSVCFLVPPPNQEAQEAITRLEAQHQALVALWHQLHVDMKSLLAWQSLSRDVQLIRSWSLVTFRTLKPEEQRQALRSLELHYQAFLRDSQDAGGFGPEDRLQAEREYGSCSHHYQQLLQSLEQGEQEESRCQRCISELKDIRLQLEACETRTVHRLRLPLDKEPAQECAQRIAEQQKAQAEVEGLGKGVARLSAEAKKVLALPEPSPAAPTLRSELELTLGKLEQVRSLSAIYLEKLKTISLVIRSTHGAEEVLRAHEEQLKEAQAVPATLPELEATKAALKKLRAQAEAQQPMFDALRDELRGAQEVGERLQQRHGERDVEVERWRERVTQLLERWQAVLAQTDVRQRELEQLGRQLRYYRESADPLGTWLQDAKQRQERIQAMLLADSQAVREQLRQEKALLEEIERHGEKVEECQRFAKQYINAIKDYELQLVTYKAQLEPVASPAKKPKVQSGSENVIQEYVDLRTRYSELTTLTSQYIKFISETLRRMEEEERLAEQQRAEERERLAEVEAALEKQRQLAEAHAQAKAQAEREAQELQRRMQEEVARREEAAVDAQQQKRSIQEELQHLRQSSEAEIQAKARQAEAAERSRLRIEEEIRVVRLQLEATERQRGGAEGELQALRARAEEAEAQKRQAQEEAERLRRQVQDETQRKRQAEAELALRVKAEAEAAREKQRALQALEELRLQAEEAERRLRQAEAERARQVQVALETAQRSAEAELQSKRASFAEKTAQLERTLQEEHVAVAQLREEAERRSQQQAEAERAREEAERELERWQLKANEALRLRLQAEEVAQQKSLAQAEAEKQKEEAEREARRRGKAEEQAVRQRELAEQELEKQRQLAEGTAQQRLAAEQELIRLRAETEQGEQQRQLLEEELSRLQREAAAATQKRQELEAELAKVRAEMEVLLASKARAEEESRSTSEKSKQRLEAEASRFRELAEEAARLRALAEEAKRQRQLAEEDAARQRAEAERVLAEKLAAIGEATRLKTEAEIALKEKEAENERLRRLAEDEAFQRRRLEEQAAQHKADIEERLAQLRKASESELERQKGLVEDTLRQRRQVEEEILVLKASFEKATAGKAELELELGRIRSNAEDTLRSKEQAELEATRQRQLAAEEEQRRREAEERVQKSLAAEEEAARQRKAALEEVERLKAKVEEARRLRERAEQESARQLQLAQEAAQKRLQAEEKAHAFAVQQKEQELQQTLQQEQSMLERLRGEAEAARRAAEEAEEARERAEREAAQSRRQVEEAERLKQSAEEQAQAQAQAQAAAEKLRKEAEQEAARRAQAEQAALRQKQAADAEMEKHKKFAEQTLRQKAQVEQELTTLRLQLEETDHQKSILDEELQRLKAEVTEAARQRSQVEEELFSVRVQMEELGKLKARIEAENRALILRDKDNAQRVLQEEAEKMKHVAEEAARLSVAAQEAARLRELAEEDLAQQRALAEKMLKEKMQAVQEATRLKAEAELLQQQKELAQEQARRLQEDKEQMAQQLEQETQGFQRTLEAERQRQLEMSAEAERLKLRVAEMSRAQARAEEDAQRFRKQAEEIGEKLHRTELATQEKVTLVQTLEIQRQQSDHDAECLRQAIAELEREKEKLKQEAKLLQLKSEEMQTVQQEQLLQETQALQQSFLSEKDSLLQRERFIEQEKAKLEQLFQDEVAKAQKLRAEQQRQQEQMEREKQQLVASMEEARRRQHEAEEGVRRKQEELQRLDQQRQQQEKLLAEENQRLRERLQRLEEEHRAALAHSEEIAALQAVAVKVLPNGRDAPDGPATEAEPEHAFDGLRQKVPAQRLQEVGILSAEELQWLTQGRTTVAELAQREDVRCYLQGRSSIAGLLVKPTNEKLSVYTALRRQLLSPGTALILLEAQAASGFLLDPVQNRRLTVNEAVKEGVVGPELHHKLLSAERAVTGYKDPYTGEQISLFQAMKKDLIVRDHGIRLLEAQIATGGIIDPVHSHRVPVEVAYQRGYFDEEMNRVLADPSDDTKGFFDPNTHENLTYLQLLERCVEDPETGLRLLPLTDQAAKGGELVYTDSEARDVFEKATVSAPFGKFQGKMVTIWELINSEYFTVEQRRDLLRQFRTGKVTVEKIIKIVITVVEEHEQKGQLCFEGLRALVPAAELLESRVIDHDIYCQLQQGKCSVREVAEVDTVRQALRGANVIAGVWLEEMGQKLSIYEALKKDLLQPEVAVALLEAQAGTGHIIDPATSARLTVDEAVRAGLVGPELHEKLLSAEKAVTGYKDPYSGQSVSLFQALKKGLIPKEQGLRLLDAQLSTGGIVDPSKSHRVPLDVACARGYLDEETSKALSAPRDDAKTYYDPCSREPVTYSQLQQQCRPDQLTELRLLPLSEKAARARQEELYSELQARETFQKATVEVPMGSFKGRTVTVWELISSEYFTEEQRRELLRQFRTGKVTVEKIIKILITIVEEVETVRQERLSFSGLRAPVPASELLASGVLSKAQFEQLKDGKTSVKELAEVDSVRTLLQGSGCLAGIYLEDSKEKVTIYEAMRRGLLRPSTATLLLEAQAATGFLVDPVRNQRLYVHEAVKAGVVGPELHEKLLSAEKAVTGYKDPYSGTTISLFQAMKKGLIVRDHGIRLLEAQIATGGIIDPVHSHRLPVEVAYQRGYFDEEMNRVLADPSDDTKGFFDPNTHENLTYLQLLERCVEDPETGLRLLPLKGAEKVEVVETTQVYTEEETRRAFEETRIDIPGSDSHGGSTMSLWEVMQSDLIPEEQRARLMADFQAGRVTKERMIIIIIEIIEKTEIIRQQNLASYDYIRRRLTAEDLYEAQVISRETYNLLREGTKSLREVLEAESAWRYLYGTGCVAGVYLPGSRQTLTVYQALKKGLLSAEVARLLLEAQAATGFLLDPVKGERLTVDEAVRKGLVGPELHDRLLSAERAVTGYRDPYTEQTISLFQAMKKDLIPAEEALRLLDAQLATGGIVDPRLGFHLPLEVAYQRGYLNKDTHDQLSEPSEVRSYLDPSTDERLSYTQLLRRCRHDENSGQLLLPLSDARKLTFRGLRKQITVEELVRSQVMDEATALQLQEGLTSIEEVSKSLQKFLEGTSCIAGVFVDATKERLSVYQAMKKGIIRPGTAFELLEAQAATGYVIDPIKGLKLTVEEAVRMGIVGPEFKDKLLSAERAVTGYKDPYSGKLISLFQAMKKGLILKDHGIRLLEAQIATGGIIDPEESHRLPVEVAYKRGLFDEEMNEILTDPSDDTKGFFDPNTEENLTYLQLMERCITDPQTGLCLLPLKEKKRERKTSSKSSVRKRRVVIVDPETGKEMSVYEAYRKGLIDHQTYLELSEQECEWEEITISSSDGVVKSMIIDRRSGRQYDIDEAIAKNLIDRSALDQYRAGTLSITEFADMLSGNASGFRSRSSSVGSSSSYPISPAVSRTQLASWSDPTEETGPVAGILDTETLEKVSITEAMHRNLVDNITGQRLLEAQACTGGIIDPNTGERFPVTDAVNKGLVDKIMVDRINLAQKAFCGFEDPRTKTKMSAAQALKKGWLYYEAGQRFLEVQYLTGGLIEPDVPGRVPLDEALQRGTVDARTAQKLRDVGAHSKYLTCPKTKLKISYKDALDRSMVEEGTGLRLLEAAAQSSKGYYSPYSVSGSGSTAGSRTGSRTGSRAGSRRGSFDATGSGFSMTFSSSSYSSSGYGRRYASGPTSSLGGPESAVA